One Streptomyces lincolnensis genomic region harbors:
- a CDS encoding alpha-ketoacid dehydrogenase subunit beta, with protein MAVEKMALAKAINESLRRALETDPKVLVMGEDVGKLGGVFRVTDGLQKDFGESRVIDTPLAESGIVGTAIGLALRGYRPVVEIQFDGFVFPAYDQIVTQLAKMHARSLGKVKLPVVVRIPYGGGIGAVEHHSESPEALFAHVSGLKVVSPSNAGDAYWMMQQAIQSDDPVIFFEPKRRYWDKAEVNTEAIPGPLHKARVVREGTDLTLVAYGPMVKLCQEVADAAAEEGRSLEILDLRSVSPLDFDSIQASVEKTRRLVVVHEAPVFFGSGAEIAARITERCFYHLEAPVLRVGGYHAPYPPARLEEEYLPGLDRVLDAVDRSLAY; from the coding sequence ATGGCTGTGGAAAAAATGGCTTTGGCCAAGGCGATCAACGAATCGCTGCGGCGTGCCCTGGAGACCGACCCCAAGGTCCTCGTCATGGGCGAGGACGTCGGCAAGCTCGGCGGTGTCTTCCGGGTGACGGACGGCCTCCAGAAGGACTTCGGCGAGAGCCGCGTCATCGACACCCCCCTCGCCGAGTCCGGCATCGTCGGCACGGCGATCGGCCTCGCCCTGCGCGGCTACCGCCCGGTGGTGGAGATCCAGTTCGACGGCTTCGTCTTCCCGGCCTACGACCAGATCGTCACCCAGCTCGCGAAGATGCACGCGCGCTCCCTGGGCAAGGTCAAGCTCCCGGTCGTCGTCCGTATCCCCTACGGCGGCGGCATCGGCGCGGTCGAGCACCACTCGGAGTCCCCCGAGGCGCTGTTCGCGCACGTGTCGGGCCTGAAGGTGGTCTCCCCGTCGAACGCGGGCGACGCCTACTGGATGATGCAGCAGGCCATCCAGAGCGACGACCCCGTGATCTTCTTCGAGCCCAAGCGACGCTACTGGGACAAGGCCGAGGTCAACACCGAGGCGATCCCGGGCCCGCTGCACAAGGCCCGGGTGGTCCGCGAGGGCACCGACCTCACCCTCGTCGCCTACGGCCCGATGGTGAAGCTCTGCCAGGAGGTGGCCGACGCGGCCGCCGAGGAGGGCAGGTCCCTGGAGATCCTGGACCTGCGCTCGGTGTCCCCGCTGGACTTCGACTCGATCCAGGCGTCGGTGGAGAAGACCCGCCGCCTGGTGGTGGTCCACGAGGCCCCGGTGTTCTTCGGTTCGGGCGCGGAGATCGCCGCCCGGATCACGGAGCGCTGCTTCTACCACCTGGAGGCCCCGGTGCTCAGGGTCGGCGGCTATCACGCCCCCTATCCGCCGGCCCGGCTGGAGGAGGAGTACCTGCCCGGACTGGACCGGGTACTCGACGCCGTCGACCGCTCGCTGGCGTACTGA
- a CDS encoding dihydrolipoamide acetyltransferase family protein, whose protein sequence is MTTMTEASVREFKMPDVGEGLTEAEILKWYVQPGDTVTDGQVVCEVETAKAAVELPIPYDGVVRELRFGEGTTVDVGTAIISVDVAGGGAAAAQAPEASASAVAAAPAVSAEKKPEPSKPAAGSGRQPVLVGYGVATSSTKRRPRKGPEIPAQEASKAIQSELNGHGAAAAAKPRPLAKPPVRKLAKDLGVDLATVIPSGPDGIITREDVHAAVTPPQQAPEPVTAPPVTPVAAPAAPAASYDAARETRIPVRGVRKATAAAMVGSAFTAPHVTEFVTVDVTRTMKLVEELKQDKEFQGLRVNPLLLIAKALLVAIRRNPDVNASWDEAAQEIVVKHYVNLGIAAATPRGLIVPNIKDADAKTLPQLAEGLAELVATAREGKTSPAAMQGGTVTITNVGVFGVDTGTPILPPGESAILAVGAIKLQPWVHKGKVKPRQVTTLALSFDHRLIDGELGSKVLADVAAVLEQPKRLITWA, encoded by the coding sequence GTGACGACGATGACGGAAGCGTCCGTACGCGAGTTCAAGATGCCGGACGTGGGCGAGGGCCTCACCGAGGCCGAGATCCTCAAGTGGTACGTCCAGCCCGGTGACACGGTCACCGACGGCCAGGTGGTGTGCGAGGTCGAGACCGCCAAGGCGGCCGTCGAACTGCCCATCCCCTACGACGGCGTGGTCCGCGAGCTGCGCTTCGGCGAGGGCACCACGGTCGACGTGGGCACGGCGATCATCTCGGTGGATGTCGCGGGCGGGGGTGCGGCGGCCGCTCAGGCGCCCGAGGCATCCGCGTCGGCCGTGGCTGCCGCGCCCGCCGTATCCGCCGAGAAGAAGCCCGAGCCGTCGAAGCCGGCCGCGGGCTCGGGCCGCCAGCCGGTGCTCGTCGGCTACGGCGTGGCCACCTCCTCCACCAAGCGCCGCCCCCGCAAGGGCCCGGAGATCCCGGCCCAGGAGGCGTCGAAGGCGATCCAGAGCGAGCTGAACGGCCATGGGGCGGCCGCGGCCGCGAAGCCGCGCCCGCTGGCCAAGCCGCCGGTGCGCAAGCTGGCCAAGGACCTGGGTGTCGACCTGGCGACGGTGATCCCGTCCGGCCCGGACGGCATCATCACGCGCGAGGACGTGCACGCCGCGGTGACCCCGCCGCAGCAGGCCCCCGAGCCGGTGACGGCACCGCCCGTCACCCCGGTGGCCGCTCCCGCGGCGCCGGCGGCGTCGTACGACGCGGCGCGCGAGACCCGGATCCCGGTCCGGGGTGTGCGCAAGGCGACGGCCGCGGCGATGGTCGGCTCGGCGTTCACCGCGCCGCATGTCACCGAGTTCGTGACGGTCGACGTGACCCGCACGATGAAGCTGGTCGAGGAGCTCAAGCAGGACAAGGAGTTCCAGGGGCTGCGGGTCAATCCGCTGCTGCTGATCGCCAAGGCGCTCCTGGTCGCGATCAGGCGCAACCCGGACGTCAACGCGTCCTGGGACGAGGCGGCGCAGGAGATCGTGGTCAAGCACTACGTCAACCTGGGCATCGCGGCGGCCACCCCGCGCGGGCTGATCGTCCCGAACATCAAGGACGCCGACGCCAAGACGCTGCCCCAGCTGGCCGAGGGGCTGGCCGAGCTGGTCGCCACGGCCCGCGAGGGCAAGACGTCCCCCGCCGCGATGCAGGGCGGCACGGTGACCATCACCAATGTCGGCGTCTTCGGCGTCGACACCGGCACCCCGATCCTGCCGCCCGGCGAGTCCGCCATCCTCGCCGTCGGCGCGATCAAGCTCCAGCCGTGGGTCCACAAGGGCAAGGTGAAGCCCCGTCAGGTCACCACCCTGGCCCTCTCCTTCGACCACCGCCTGATCGACGGCGAACTGGGCTCGAAGGTCCTGGCCGACGTGGCGGCCGTCCTGGAACAGCCGAAGCGCCTGATCACCTGGGCGTAA
- a CDS encoding D-alanyl-D-alanine carboxypeptidase family protein, whose protein sequence is MITGIKGGFKSVRFRRAAAVSVTAGAVLATGALTAVPAQAATAPTIVAKAGYVMNNANGAGLYSKAANTKRSTGSTTKIMTAKVVLAQSNLNLNAKVTIQKAYSDYIVSRGASSARLIVGDKVTVRQLLYGLMLPSGCDAAYALADKFGSGSTRAARVKSFIGKMNTEAKKLGLTNTHFDSFDGIGNGKNYSTPKDLTKLASNAMKNSTFRAVVKTKTYTAKTITKTGSTRTMGTWKNTNSLLGSYSGTIGVKTGSGDEAGYCLVFAATRNGKTVYGTVLASTNATQRATDAKKLLNYGFAKLG, encoded by the coding sequence TTGATAACGGGCATCAAGGGCGGCTTCAAGTCCGTCCGCTTCCGCCGAGCCGCCGCCGTCTCCGTGACCGCCGGCGCCGTCCTCGCGACCGGAGCCCTCACCGCGGTCCCCGCGCAGGCCGCCACCGCGCCCACGATCGTCGCCAAGGCCGGCTACGTGATGAACAACGCGAACGGCGCGGGTCTGTACAGCAAGGCCGCGAACACCAAGCGCTCCACCGGCTCCACCACGAAGATCATGACTGCGAAGGTCGTTCTGGCGCAGTCGAACCTCAACCTGAACGCCAAGGTCACGATCCAGAAGGCGTACAGCGACTACATCGTGTCCAGGGGCGCCTCGTCCGCCCGGCTGATCGTCGGTGACAAGGTCACCGTGCGCCAGCTGCTCTACGGGCTGATGCTGCCGTCCGGCTGCGACGCCGCGTACGCGCTGGCCGACAAGTTCGGCTCGGGCTCGACCCGTGCGGCGCGTGTGAAGTCGTTCATCGGCAAGATGAACACCGAGGCGAAGAAGCTCGGTCTGACCAACACGCACTTCGACTCCTTCGACGGCATCGGCAACGGCAAGAACTACTCGACGCCGAAGGACCTGACGAAGCTCGCCAGCAACGCGATGAAGAACTCCACCTTCCGCGCGGTCGTGAAGACCAAGACGTACACCGCGAAGACCATCACCAAGACGGGCAGCACCCGCACGATGGGCACGTGGAAGAACACCAACTCGCTGCTCGGCAGCTACAGCGGCACGATCGGTGTGAAGACCGGCTCCGGCGACGAGGCCGGCTACTGCCTCGTCTTCGCCGCCACCCGCAACGGCAAGACGGTCTACGGCACGGTCCTCGCCTCCACGAACGCCACCCAGCGTGCGACGGACGCGAAGAAGCTCCTCAACTACGGCTTCGCCAAGCTCGGCTGA
- a CDS encoding GntR family transcriptional regulator, with product MSLAVKQPPAADRVYAHVKQGVLERRYEGGILLTEGELAEAVGVSRTPVREALLRLEAEGLIKLYPKKGALVLPVSAQEIADVVETRLLVEEHAARKAVPAPAGLVERLEELLAQQKQQAAAGDLAGAAVTDRCFHAEIVRSGGNEILSRLYDQLRDRQLRMGVAVMHSHPDRIAKTLAEHEEILRALRSGDAEAAVEIVHRHVGWFSHLARGEVR from the coding sequence ATGAGCCTGGCCGTCAAGCAACCTCCCGCCGCCGACCGCGTCTACGCCCACGTCAAACAGGGTGTTCTGGAGCGCCGCTACGAGGGCGGCATCCTCCTGACCGAGGGTGAACTGGCCGAGGCCGTCGGGGTTTCTCGCACACCTGTGCGGGAGGCGCTGCTGCGGCTGGAGGCCGAGGGGCTCATCAAGCTGTACCCGAAAAAGGGAGCCCTCGTCCTTCCCGTCTCCGCCCAGGAGATCGCCGACGTCGTCGAGACCCGGCTGCTCGTCGAGGAGCACGCGGCCCGCAAGGCGGTCCCCGCCCCCGCCGGGCTCGTCGAACGCCTGGAGGAACTGCTCGCCCAGCAGAAGCAGCAGGCCGCGGCCGGTGACCTCGCCGGAGCCGCCGTCACCGACCGCTGTTTCCACGCCGAGATCGTCCGCAGCGGCGGCAACGAGATCCTCTCCCGCCTCTACGACCAGCTGCGCGACCGCCAGCTGCGCATGGGCGTCGCCGTCATGCACTCCCACCCCGACCGGATCGCCAAGACCCTCGCCGAGCACGAGGAGATCCTCCGCGCGCTGCGGTCCGGGGACGCGGAGGCCGCGGTGGAGATCGTCCACCGGCACGTCGGCTGGTTCTCCCACCTGGCACGGGGTGAGGTCCGATGA
- a CDS encoding MFS transporter — MTRTSGTVLPGDPPGGRRAAAVWGIGVSVYFVAVIFRTSLGVAGLDAADRFHVNASALSTFSILQLLVYAGMQIPVGLLVDRLGTKKVLGLGVVLFTAGQLGFAFSPSYGMALASRALLGCGDAMTFISVLRLGTRWFPARRGPLIAQLAGLVGMAGNLVSTLLLARLLHGIGWTAAFAGSALAGVVVFVLLLLFLKDHPEGHEPEPFPHRGAAYVRRQIAASWREPGTRLGLWVHFTTQFPAMVFLLLWGLPFLVEAQGLSRATAGELLTLVVLSNMMIGLVYGQVVARHHEARLPLALATVGATALLWGATLAYPGDHAPMWLLVVLCVVLGACGPASMLGFDFARPANPPERQGTASGITNMGGFVASMTTLFAVGVLLDATGGDYSVAFSSVFVLQALGVSQILRLRKRAIRRERERLVASRVETVHVPV; from the coding sequence ATGACCCGGACCTCAGGCACCGTCCTCCCGGGTGACCCGCCGGGCGGCCGGCGCGCGGCCGCCGTCTGGGGGATCGGCGTCTCCGTCTACTTCGTCGCGGTCATCTTCCGTACGTCCCTCGGCGTCGCCGGCCTCGACGCGGCCGACCGCTTCCATGTGAACGCCTCCGCGCTGTCGACCTTCTCGATCCTCCAGCTCCTCGTCTACGCCGGTATGCAGATACCCGTGGGCCTGCTGGTCGACCGGCTCGGCACGAAGAAGGTGCTGGGCCTCGGCGTGGTCCTCTTCACCGCGGGACAACTCGGCTTCGCGTTCTCCCCGTCGTACGGCATGGCCCTCGCCTCGCGGGCGCTGCTCGGCTGCGGTGACGCGATGACCTTCATCAGCGTGCTGCGGCTGGGCACCCGCTGGTTCCCGGCCCGGCGCGGCCCGCTGATCGCGCAGCTCGCCGGGCTGGTCGGCATGGCGGGCAACCTGGTCTCCACCCTCCTCCTGGCCCGGCTGCTGCACGGCATCGGCTGGACGGCGGCCTTCGCGGGCAGCGCGCTCGCCGGTGTCGTCGTCTTCGTCCTGCTCCTGCTGTTCCTGAAGGACCACCCCGAGGGGCACGAACCGGAGCCCTTCCCGCACCGGGGCGCCGCCTACGTACGACGCCAGATCGCCGCGTCCTGGCGCGAACCGGGGACCCGGCTCGGGCTCTGGGTGCACTTCACCACCCAGTTCCCGGCGATGGTGTTCCTGCTCCTGTGGGGCCTGCCCTTCCTCGTCGAGGCCCAGGGCCTGTCCCGCGCGACCGCGGGCGAACTCCTCACCCTCGTCGTCCTGTCCAACATGATGATCGGGCTCGTCTACGGCCAGGTCGTCGCCCGCCACCACGAGGCGCGGCTGCCGCTGGCGCTGGCGACCGTGGGGGCGACGGCACTGCTGTGGGGCGCCACACTGGCCTACCCCGGCGACCACGCCCCGATGTGGCTGCTGGTCGTGCTGTGCGTGGTGCTCGGGGCGTGCGGGCCCGCCTCGATGCTCGGCTTCGACTTCGCCCGCCCGGCGAACCCGCCCGAGCGGCAGGGGACCGCGTCCGGCATCACCAACATGGGCGGGTTCGTCGCCTCCATGACCACGCTGTTCGCCGTGGGCGTCCTGCTCGACGCCACCGGCGGCGACTACTCCGTCGCCTTCTCCTCCGTCTTCGTCCTCCAGGCCCTGGGGGTCAGCCAGATCCTGCGGCTGCGCAAGCGGGCGATCCGGCGGGAGCGGGAGCGGCTGGTGGCGTCGCGGGTGGAGACGGTGCACGTGCCCGTGTGA
- a CDS encoding SAM-dependent methyltransferase, with protein MTDTRTDARTDTPGDVPPHLTRLTFHGPLSETRATALVRRLAAAKPSTVLDIGCGWGEFMLRVLDAVPQANGVGVDLREEDLARGRRDATARGLADRAEFVAESALGTTRGPVDLVLCLGAGQALSTAEPPLHTDEALKELRRLVADGGRALFGEGFWQRTPTPAELSGMWPGASAGEHYDLARLVDTAVAAGFRPEWIETANLDEWEEFESGYQADTEVWLATHPAHPLAAETRDRLDRHRARWLTYRGVLGYAYLTLVPAA; from the coding sequence ATGACAGACACCCGTACCGACGCCCGTACCGACACCCCTGGCGACGTCCCGCCCCACCTCACCCGCCTCACCTTCCACGGTCCCCTCTCCGAGACCCGGGCCACCGCCCTGGTCCGGCGCCTGGCGGCCGCGAAGCCCTCCACGGTGCTCGACATCGGCTGCGGCTGGGGCGAGTTCATGCTGCGCGTCCTGGACGCCGTACCGCAGGCGAACGGCGTCGGTGTCGACCTCAGGGAAGAGGATCTGGCCCGGGGCCGCCGCGACGCCACGGCGAGGGGCCTCGCCGACCGGGCGGAGTTCGTGGCGGAGTCCGCCCTGGGAACGACCCGCGGCCCCGTCGACCTCGTCCTGTGCCTGGGCGCCGGCCAGGCCCTGAGCACGGCCGAGCCGCCCCTGCACACCGACGAGGCGCTGAAGGAGCTGCGCCGGCTGGTGGCCGACGGCGGCCGCGCGCTGTTCGGCGAGGGCTTCTGGCAGCGCACCCCGACCCCGGCGGAGCTGTCCGGCATGTGGCCGGGCGCCTCGGCCGGTGAGCACTACGACCTGGCGCGCCTGGTCGACACCGCCGTGGCCGCGGGATTCAGGCCCGAGTGGATCGAGACGGCGAACCTCGACGAGTGGGAGGAGTTCGAGTCCGGCTACCAGGCGGACACCGAGGTGTGGCTCGCGACCCACCCCGCCCATCCCCTCGCCGCCGAGACCCGCGACCGCCTCGACCGCCACCGCGCCCGGTGGCTGACCTACCGCGGAGTGCTGGGCTACGCGTACCTCACCCTGGTCCCGGCCGCCTGA
- a CDS encoding maleylpyruvate isomerase family mycothiol-dependent enzyme: MSLHPTLQPYADAWTHSIDAISELVTPLVEGEWNRRTPCPGWSVRDVVSHVIGLDCEMLGDPRPIHTLPRDLYHVTNDHQRYMEMQVDVRRHHTAPEMTSELEYTVIRRNRQLRNESRDPGTKVRGPLGSELTLEESMRKHAFDVWVHEQDLRTALGRPGNLDSPGAHVARDVLLDALPEVVAAKSEAPRSSAVVFDVHGPVEFLRTIRVDIQGRGTLETAPALGPAATLTLDWETYVRLACGRVSVDAVADRVKAEGDPTLTTAILRNFTVTQ, encoded by the coding sequence GTGAGTCTGCATCCCACCCTCCAGCCCTACGCCGACGCCTGGACCCACTCCATCGACGCGATATCCGAGCTGGTGACCCCGCTTGTGGAGGGAGAGTGGAACCGGCGTACCCCGTGCCCCGGCTGGTCGGTCCGTGACGTCGTGTCCCATGTCATCGGCCTGGACTGCGAGATGCTCGGCGACCCGCGCCCCATCCACACGCTCCCGCGCGACCTGTACCACGTCACCAACGACCACCAGCGGTACATGGAGATGCAGGTCGACGTCCGCCGCCACCACACGGCACCGGAGATGACGTCCGAGCTGGAGTACACGGTCATCCGCCGCAACCGCCAGCTGCGGAACGAGTCCCGGGACCCGGGCACGAAGGTACGTGGCCCGCTCGGCAGCGAACTGACGCTCGAAGAATCAATGCGCAAGCACGCGTTCGACGTGTGGGTGCACGAACAGGACCTGCGCACCGCCCTGGGCCGTCCCGGCAACCTCGACTCCCCCGGCGCGCACGTCGCCCGTGACGTGCTGCTCGACGCGCTCCCCGAGGTCGTGGCCGCCAAGTCCGAGGCCCCGCGCAGTTCGGCGGTCGTCTTCGACGTGCACGGCCCCGTCGAGTTCCTGCGCACCATCCGCGTCGACATCCAGGGCCGCGGCACCCTCGAAACCGCTCCCGCCCTCGGCCCCGCCGCCACCCTCACCCTCGACTGGGAGACCTACGTCCGCCTCGCCTGCGGTCGGGTGAGCGTGGACGCGGTGGCCGACCGCGTGAAGGCGGAGGGCGACCCGACCCTGACGACGGCGATCCTGCGCAACTTCACGGTGACGCAGTAG
- a CDS encoding carbon-nitrogen family hydrolase: protein MRASLIQIAVEEGESVESRRRRVASLVRDQNGADLVVLPELWTTGAFAFEEFDAEAEPLRGPTYEAMAKAASDAGVWLHAGSIPERAPDGTLYNTSLVFSPTGDLAASYRKIHRFGFDKGEAVLMGAGRELVTVPLPGTTVGVATCYDLRFPELFRSLVDAGAETLVIPAGWPERRRAHWTLLAQARAVENQAFVLACGTAGTHAGVPQAGHSIVVDPWGEVLAEAGADEEILTVDFDPGKVATTREQFPALKDRVLGLKAPDRS from the coding sequence GTGCGCGCCTCTCTGATCCAGATCGCCGTGGAAGAGGGCGAATCCGTCGAATCCCGTCGGCGCCGTGTGGCCTCTCTGGTGCGGGACCAGAACGGTGCCGACCTCGTCGTGCTGCCGGAGCTGTGGACCACCGGTGCCTTCGCCTTCGAGGAGTTCGACGCCGAGGCCGAGCCGCTGCGAGGCCCGACGTACGAGGCCATGGCGAAGGCGGCGAGCGACGCGGGCGTCTGGCTGCACGCGGGCTCGATTCCCGAGCGGGCCCCGGACGGGACCCTCTACAACACCTCCCTCGTCTTCTCACCCACCGGTGACCTGGCCGCCTCCTACCGCAAGATCCACCGCTTCGGCTTCGACAAGGGCGAGGCCGTGCTGATGGGCGCGGGCCGGGAGCTGGTGACGGTCCCGCTGCCCGGCACCACCGTCGGTGTGGCCACCTGTTACGACCTCCGGTTCCCCGAGTTGTTCCGCTCTCTCGTCGACGCGGGCGCCGAGACCCTGGTGATCCCCGCGGGCTGGCCGGAGCGCCGCCGGGCGCACTGGACGCTGCTGGCCCAGGCGCGGGCGGTCGAGAACCAGGCGTTCGTGCTCGCCTGTGGAACGGCCGGGACGCACGCGGGAGTTCCGCAGGCCGGTCACTCGATCGTGGTGGATCCGTGGGGCGAGGTGCTCGCCGAGGCCGGCGCCGACGAGGAGATCCTCACGGTGGACTTCGACCCCGGGAAGGTCGCGACGACACGGGAGCAGTTCCCGGCGCTGAAGGACCGGGTGCTCGGGCTCAAGGCACCGGACCGGTCCTGA
- a CDS encoding FHA domain-containing protein: MYSSNGAHSVIVVPRHRRPYAPSGGRRSATAQIRLAPGEQLAFGRVPAGDHERGLTLRHEGIQHTAGLITAYRAYWTLTNLSPCQTYLVENPEGAGEHIKVGPGRREAPIPFEFGRVVLPTGQELIDFDVWATCHDYQGGREGREGQDQAPALPAAPALQAFPLDRTRRYFLVLASLCEPRLREAPFARLPSTRQIIERLRPAWPAVSKSAVQWSVDYLAEKLCLTSARHSGKRESLVSLALRFDLVREDDLALLNRRRQAS, translated from the coding sequence ATGTACAGCAGCAACGGCGCGCACAGCGTCATCGTGGTGCCGAGGCACCGTCGTCCGTACGCCCCGAGCGGCGGCCGCCGCTCAGCCACGGCCCAGATACGGCTCGCGCCCGGTGAGCAGCTGGCCTTCGGGCGCGTTCCCGCGGGCGACCACGAGCGGGGGTTGACACTCCGGCACGAGGGGATCCAGCACACCGCGGGGTTGATCACCGCGTATCGCGCCTACTGGACGCTGACCAATCTGAGCCCGTGTCAGACCTACCTCGTCGAGAACCCGGAGGGCGCGGGCGAGCACATCAAGGTGGGGCCGGGGAGGAGGGAGGCGCCGATCCCGTTCGAGTTCGGACGGGTGGTGCTGCCCACCGGGCAGGAGCTGATCGACTTCGACGTCTGGGCGACCTGCCACGACTACCAGGGCGGGCGGGAAGGCCGGGAGGGCCAGGACCAGGCTCCCGCCCTCCCGGCGGCCCCGGCCCTCCAGGCCTTCCCGCTCGACCGGACCCGCCGCTACTTCCTCGTCCTGGCCTCGCTCTGTGAACCACGGCTGCGCGAGGCGCCGTTCGCACGGCTGCCCAGCACCCGGCAGATCATCGAGCGGCTGCGTCCGGCCTGGCCCGCCGTCAGCAAGTCCGCGGTGCAGTGGAGCGTCGACTACCTGGCCGAGAAGCTCTGTCTGACATCGGCCCGGCACAGCGGAAAGCGCGAGTCACTGGTGTCACTCGCGCTCCGCTTCGATCTCGTACGGGAGGACGATCTAGCCCTCCTGAACCGGCGCCGTCAGGCGTCGTAG